The DNA segment TTCGAGCACTTCACGGCTGGAGGTCCGGTTCTCCTCCATCCGATTGACCATCTCGTTCATTTTTTTGGCCGATTCCTGAATCTTGTTTTCCAGATTCTCCTGATTCTGAGCGACTTCTTCCATTTCCTTCTGATGCTGCCAGGCGACTTTGCTGTTGCTTCCGGAACTCTGCTCCTGTTCCAGTTTGCGGGATATTTTCTGGAGACGGTCGGCCAGATCCTTCTGGGCCTTGAGATAATCCTCGGCCTGATCGATATTTTCATTCTGCTCCCGGTCGGTCTGGGCGATTATTTCATCGAGAGAGGGGAGCCGCGCGATATAGGAGCGGGAGACGGTAACCTTCGGGCCGGTAATGCGATCGTTGTCGGCCAGTTCGAAATGATACTGGATGTAATCCGACGGTTCCAGACCGAGCGATTCCACATCCCAGTTGAAATTGATTTCTCCCTGCGTTTTGATTTTATCCGAAAAGTGCAGAACCGCCACTTTGTCATCGCCTTTTTCGCCCTGATGCACGAGATTGTACTTCAGGACCAGGGACGAAAAACCGTAATCGTCGGAGATACGCAAAAGAAACGGGACGGTCATATTATCATTAAGATTCATATCCTGACCGGGGCGTAATACCTCAATGACCGGATATTCATCGGGCACGGCGGTGATATTATATTCAATCGGATCGGGATTGACTTCACCCTGCTTATCGAGTAGATGAATGACATAATTGCGGTTTTTCTCGATCCGAAGTGACTGCTCAGCCGTCAATCCGTTAATCTCGAACGGGGCCCGCGAGGAATCATCAAATATCATTTCCGCTTTGGCCGAAGGGAGATTGGTTTCGATACGGATATTGGCTCGGGTTCCGACCACCGCAGCGATATTGCCGTCGTTTTCATCAACCACCGACGGGGTCAGGCCGGTATATTCCGGATAGAATAAAGAAACTTTTATTCCGGTCACCCGGGGACGGTCAACCACATCGATATGGGCGATGTCGGTAGTGATTCTTCCGACCCGGACATAATAATCAAGGGGCCGCTTGGCCTGTTTGACCGTGGTGGCAATGATGAGGGAATCACCCTGGGATGGCCCAAAATGCCTTGGCTTGGGCAGCGCCATATCGGTCTTCTGCCAGTTGCCGTCGGTGAAGCGATAATATATGGCCGCTTTGTCCGGATAATGGTCCCCCTTGAGAATAGCGCCAAAACTGATATCACGGTACTTCACGGCCGTTATTACACCCGGATAGGGAACAAGCGTAAATCCCAGCGGCGGAGCGACCAACTCGGTCGGTTTGGAATAGACTTCATAGGAATAGCTGAACAGGCCGGGGAAGACGAACAAAAGGGCCAGCGCCAGAACAACAGTTAGCCCCATATTTCTCAAATTGTGCCAGAACGGGTAGGCCGAGACTATTTCATTGAAATTCAACCCGGTGCTTTTCTCTTCGGCCTGAAGAAGGGTGGCCAGCATCAAATCGCCGGAATATCCGGCCGTCATTTTTTCATCCATGGCGGAGAACTGGAGGGCCGCAATCAGCCGCCCTTTAAGGCCGGGGAATTTCTGTTCCAGTTTAAGAGCGGTCAATTCCGGAGAACCGGACATAAGGCGCGAAAAAGCCAGCTTCCAGAACTGATATAGAACCGATAGAGACGAAATTGCCAGAAGAATCACTTTTGACCAGACCGGGAGGATTATCACTCCGGCAAATATCGATAGCATGACCCAGATAATGACTATTCCGGCCGCGGAACCAAGAAGTCCCGCCGTGAAAAGCAACAATCTCTCTCTCAGGAGAGTCTTCTTGATTCTCTTTTTGAGCCCGGTAATCCTTTCAGAACCTTGCATAAATCACCTCAAAAAGATCGGTCAATGAGTAAGGGCATAAACCAGCAGATTGGTGCCCATTTTCAGCGCCTCTTCCCTCTTTTCCGGCGGGTCATTATGGACCTGCGGATCCTCCCAACCATCCCCGATATCCGATTCATAAAGATAATACAGCACTACCCGTCCATTGATAATTATCCCGAAGCCCTGCGCCGGTTTTCCGTCATGCTCGTGTATTTTGGGCGGGCCGCCGGGGAAATCATAGTAACTGTGATAGATCGGATGGTCGAAAGGCAGTTCCACCAGTTCCCTTTCCGGAAAGAGGTCGGCGATTACTTTCCGGACATTCTTATCCATCCCGTAGGAATCATTTATGAATAAAAAGCCGCCGTTGGTCAGGAAAGTGAGCAGGCGGGTTTTCTCGTCATCGGTAAATTTCATTATCCCGTGACCGGTCGCAAACAGGAAGGGGAAGCGGAACAGGTTATCATCCATTATCTGAACCACATGCTCGATAGTATCGACCGGCATATTACTGTTGGCGCGGATGAAATCGAGAAGGTTCGGCAGGGCGGAACTTCCCCAATACCAGTCTCCCCCGCCGCCGTAATGCAGGCGGGTAACCGATACGGCCGAAGGGTTGATATTTTCCGGGATTTGGGGCCGAATCGGTGTCCTTGTTTGCGAAAGGATTCCTTCCATCTCCTGACCCCGCACCGGATTAATCAACAAAACGGCAAAAATAAGAGCCGGCAAGTAGATTTTGAGCATAATTTAAACCGTTACCATAATAATATACTATGGAAATCGGCTTTCTGACGAGAAATATTGCGCGATTCCGCTATTCGATGAGAAAAAATACCCTTTGACCCG comes from the Candidatus Zixiibacteriota bacterium genome and includes:
- a CDS encoding conserved membrane hypothetical protein (Evidence 4 : Unknown function but conserved in other organisms), coding for MQGSERITGLKKRIKKTLLRERLLLFTAGLLGSAAGIVIIWVMLSIFAGVIILPVWSKVILLAISSLSVLYQFWKLAFSRLMSGSPELTALKLEQKFPGLKGRLIAALQFSAMDEKMTAGYSGDLMLATLLQAEEKSTGLNFNEIVSAYPFWHNLRNMGLTVVLALALLFVFPGLFSYSYEVYSKPTELVAPPLGFTLVPYPGVITAVKYRDISFGAILKGDHYPDKAAIYYRFTDGNWQKTDMALPKPRHFGPSQGDSLIIATTVKQAKRPLDYYVRVGRITTDIAHIDVVDRPRVTGIKVSLFYPEYTGLTPSVVDENDGNIAAVVGTRANIRIETNLPSAKAEMIFDDSSRAPFEINGLTAEQSLRIEKNRNYVIHLLDKQGEVNPDPIEYNITAVPDEYPVIEVLRPGQDMNLNDNMTVPFLLRISDDYGFSSLVLKYNLVHQGEKGDDKVAVLHFSDKIKTQGEINFNWDVESLGLEPSDYIQYHFELADNDRITGPKVTVSRSYIARLPSLDEIIAQTDREQNENIDQAEDYLKAQKDLADRLQKISRKLEQEQSSGSNSKVAWQHQKEMEEVAQNQENLENKIQESAKKMNEMVNRMEENRTSSREVLEKLAEIQKLYEEVATPEMREARLKLMEALKNMDPKQIQEALKNFQMSQEELMQRLDRTIALLKKIKIENKVNALTEMAREIADKQDKMNKSTSGSKKEQLPNLAPEEKKVREQLDDLKKQTAELRQMLKETDYNKAQDADKFCKAVEQSDANSNMDNMTQNLSQKEQDQAMDQGQKALSKLLSMLDQMQQGQASMCKGGDNEMLAKMRQQIDDINYLANGQKDIIDRTGNINIQSEVLRDLAAQQQTLRESVTGLAREIQEMGKESPFVAAELNNLVNSAMGNMDLSVNRLSDRRGLESRNFQQEALYNLNRAAVRMLDALEKQSSCNKGGQCDKPTQKLNSLCEKQNMLNQQTQSQCNNPKDVSPSNKEAMVRLAAEQDAIRKSLSDLEREFGNSREVLGRLDAISDEMKKIVDELSSGEAGEPTLERQLQVYSRMLDASKTLQRKDFTDQRKAEVGKDITRNSPPALTGEQEQGGANMEDKLRQFMNENYPSEYEQHIKAYFKALIENSGGTGPTPQQ
- a CDS encoding conserved hypothetical protein (Evidence 4 : Unknown function but conserved in other organisms); the protein is MLKIYLPALIFAVLLINPVRGQEMEGILSQTRTPIRPQIPENINPSAVSVTRLHYGGGGDWYWGSSALPNLLDFIRANSNMPVDTIEHVVQIMDDNLFRFPFLFATGHGIMKFTDDEKTRLLTFLTNGGFLFINDSYGMDKNVRKVIADLFPERELVELPFDHPIYHSYYDFPGGPPKIHEHDGKPAQGFGIIINGRVVLYYLYESDIGDGWEDPQVHNDPPEKREEALKMGTNLLVYALTH